From one Humulus lupulus chromosome 8, drHumLupu1.1, whole genome shotgun sequence genomic stretch:
- the LOC133794788 gene encoding uncharacterized protein LOC133794788 isoform X2, with protein sequence MSGSGSMLSSNPRSSISLGELTYLRRHYEIPDTISLHAPAKAERPDWHLPGWVCLYELPFKEGLRFPIPRLVVELCEYHEISPEQLMPNSWRILMSLEVLCERHKITLGVADLLRAYYLKAHLNDKGRYQLTTRGKDPPLIISLKSGDKRWKDRYFFVPFVSLGLPADSRIPCSWSPACRLRVEYLWDSRESSGRLKSILAIPEAEREWSDLLSESSLRQSSLWRSVEKLPEDVAMSRPFTLPLTGSNALERLRQAKKSSVGSSEADREVVVPPADPPVLTRSQTKKKKKAVRDDSSDPFSDTVALSFPSNAAAYSEIGPHLGEIDKLLWPEDDHRMEQVGTDGSIDTTVSHLFQGLQGVIWLKKKIKSLMATLKEVRSQRNDLRGEVSRLKDSKKESDQLIADLKAQLESKEADVEKLRVTLGQVDDLKAEVASLENRMLVIGLEAEIQCRGVMASEFRDGKADSWDVPKYIADLEELEKMRAEEITRAEELATSFGIMTTNDLVVDD encoded by the exons ATGTCGGGTTCTGGTAGTATGCTTAGTTCTAATCCTAGGTCTTCCATAAGTTTAGGTGAGTTGACCTATCTTCGTCGTCATTATGAGATCCCTGATACCATCAGTCTGCATGCTCCTGCTAAGGCGGAGCGGCCTGACTGGCACTTACCTGGTTGGGTGTGTCTGTATGAACTTCCCTTCAAAGAAGGGCTTCGGTTTCCCATCCCCCGATTAGTCGTTGAGTTGTGTGAGTACCACGAGATTTCGCCCGAACAACTAATGCCAAATTCATGGCGGATTTTGATGTCTCTCGAAGTCCTTTGTGAAAGGCACAAGATAACACTTGGGGTGGCTGACTTGTTGAGAGCTTACTACTTGAAGGCACACCTTAATGACAAAGGTAGGTACCAGTTAACAACTAGGGGGAAGGACCCTCCTTTAATTATTAGTTTGAAGAGTGGAGATAAGAGGTGGAAGGACCGTTACTTCTTCGTCCCTTTCGTCTCGTTGGGGTTACCTGCTGATAGTAGGATACCTTGTTCATGGTCTCCTGCAT GTAGGCTTCGAGTTGAGTACCTTTGGGATTCGAGGGAGTCTTCTGGTCGACTTAAGAGTATTCTTGCTATTCCTGAGGCGGAGCGTGAGTGGAGTGATTTGCTGTCTGAATCGAGTCTTCGTCAGAGTTCTTTGTGGCGCTCTGTTGAAAAACTCCCTGAAG ACGTAGCTATGTCCCGACCCTTTACACTTCCTCTAACCGGTTCCAATGCCTTGGAACGTTTGCGTCAAGCAAAGAAATCGTCCGTTGGGAGCTCAGAAGCTGATAGAGAGGTTGTTGTGCCTCCGGCTGATCCCCCTGTTTTGACGCGGAGTCAgacgaaaaaaaagaagaaggctGTGCGGGATGATTCTTCCGACCCATTTAGCGACACCGTTGCCCTTTCGTTCCCTTCCAATGCTGCGGCCTATAGTGAGATTGGGCCTCACTTAGGAGAGATTGATAAGTTGTTGTGGCCCGAAGATGATCACAGAATGGAGCAGGTTGGTACGGATGGGTCAATTGATACCACTGTTTCTCATTTGTTCCAG GGTTTGCAAGGGGTCATTTGGCTGAAGAAGAAAATCAAGTCCTTAATGGCAACTCTAAAGGAAGTAAGGAGTCAGAGAAATGATCTTCGGGGTGAAGTTAGTCGGCTGAAAGATTCCAAGAAGGAGTCTGATCAACTCATAGCTGATTTGAAGGCTCAACTAGAATCCAAGGAAGCTGATGTCGAGAAGCTGAGAGTGACTCTTGGTCAAGTTGATGATTTGAAAGCCGAGGTTGCTTCGTTGGAGAATCGGATGTTGGTCATTGGGCTGGAGGCTGAGATCCAATGCCGTGGCGTAATGGCTAGTGAGTTTCGGGATGGTAAGGCTGATAGCTGGGATGTTCCCAAATACATTGCTGATCTTGAGGAATTGGAGAAGATGAGGGCTGAAGAGATAACCCGGGCCGAAGAGTTAGCCACTTCTTTTGGCATCATGACTACTAATGATCTGGTTGTGGATGACTGA
- the LOC133794788 gene encoding uncharacterized protein LOC133794788 isoform X1, with translation MSGSGSMLSSNPRSSISLGELTYLRRHYEIPDTISLHAPAKAERPDWHLPGWVCLYELPFKEGLRFPIPRLVVELCEYHEISPEQLMPNSWRILMSLEVLCERHKITLGVADLLRAYYLKAHLNDKGRYQLTTRGKDPPLIISLKSGDKRWKDRYFFVPFVSLGLPADSRIPCSWSPACRLRVEYLWDSRESSGRLKSILAIPEAEREWSDLLSESSLRQSSLWRSVEKLPEGIPLLQSPDNPRVVFIKRSLEVLGYTPNFLTELTTSERLFADVAMSRPFTLPLTGSNALERLRQAKKSSVGSSEADREVVVPPADPPVLTRSQTKKKKKAVRDDSSDPFSDTVALSFPSNAAAYSEIGPHLGEIDKLLWPEDDHRMEQVGTDGSIDTTVSHLFQGLQGVIWLKKKIKSLMATLKEVRSQRNDLRGEVSRLKDSKKESDQLIADLKAQLESKEADVEKLRVTLGQVDDLKAEVASLENRMLVIGLEAEIQCRGVMASEFRDGKADSWDVPKYIADLEELEKMRAEEITRAEELATSFGIMTTNDLVVDD, from the exons ATGTCGGGTTCTGGTAGTATGCTTAGTTCTAATCCTAGGTCTTCCATAAGTTTAGGTGAGTTGACCTATCTTCGTCGTCATTATGAGATCCCTGATACCATCAGTCTGCATGCTCCTGCTAAGGCGGAGCGGCCTGACTGGCACTTACCTGGTTGGGTGTGTCTGTATGAACTTCCCTTCAAAGAAGGGCTTCGGTTTCCCATCCCCCGATTAGTCGTTGAGTTGTGTGAGTACCACGAGATTTCGCCCGAACAACTAATGCCAAATTCATGGCGGATTTTGATGTCTCTCGAAGTCCTTTGTGAAAGGCACAAGATAACACTTGGGGTGGCTGACTTGTTGAGAGCTTACTACTTGAAGGCACACCTTAATGACAAAGGTAGGTACCAGTTAACAACTAGGGGGAAGGACCCTCCTTTAATTATTAGTTTGAAGAGTGGAGATAAGAGGTGGAAGGACCGTTACTTCTTCGTCCCTTTCGTCTCGTTGGGGTTACCTGCTGATAGTAGGATACCTTGTTCATGGTCTCCTGCAT GTAGGCTTCGAGTTGAGTACCTTTGGGATTCGAGGGAGTCTTCTGGTCGACTTAAGAGTATTCTTGCTATTCCTGAGGCGGAGCGTGAGTGGAGTGATTTGCTGTCTGAATCGAGTCTTCGTCAGAGTTCTTTGTGGCGCTCTGTTGAAAAACTCCCTGAAGGTATTCCTCTTCTACAGAGTCCTGATAATCCTCGTGTTGTGTTTATCAAGAGAAGTTTAGAAGTCTTGGGATATACTCCCAATTTTTTGACTGAATTGACGACAAGTGAGCGGTTGTTTGCAGACGTAGCTATGTCCCGACCCTTTACACTTCCTCTAACCGGTTCCAATGCCTTGGAACGTTTGCGTCAAGCAAAGAAATCGTCCGTTGGGAGCTCAGAAGCTGATAGAGAGGTTGTTGTGCCTCCGGCTGATCCCCCTGTTTTGACGCGGAGTCAgacgaaaaaaaagaagaaggctGTGCGGGATGATTCTTCCGACCCATTTAGCGACACCGTTGCCCTTTCGTTCCCTTCCAATGCTGCGGCCTATAGTGAGATTGGGCCTCACTTAGGAGAGATTGATAAGTTGTTGTGGCCCGAAGATGATCACAGAATGGAGCAGGTTGGTACGGATGGGTCAATTGATACCACTGTTTCTCATTTGTTCCAG GGTTTGCAAGGGGTCATTTGGCTGAAGAAGAAAATCAAGTCCTTAATGGCAACTCTAAAGGAAGTAAGGAGTCAGAGAAATGATCTTCGGGGTGAAGTTAGTCGGCTGAAAGATTCCAAGAAGGAGTCTGATCAACTCATAGCTGATTTGAAGGCTCAACTAGAATCCAAGGAAGCTGATGTCGAGAAGCTGAGAGTGACTCTTGGTCAAGTTGATGATTTGAAAGCCGAGGTTGCTTCGTTGGAGAATCGGATGTTGGTCATTGGGCTGGAGGCTGAGATCCAATGCCGTGGCGTAATGGCTAGTGAGTTTCGGGATGGTAAGGCTGATAGCTGGGATGTTCCCAAATACATTGCTGATCTTGAGGAATTGGAGAAGATGAGGGCTGAAGAGATAACCCGGGCCGAAGAGTTAGCCACTTCTTTTGGCATCATGACTACTAATGATCTGGTTGTGGATGACTGA